In a genomic window of Amblyomma americanum isolate KBUSLIRL-KWMA chromosome 4, ASM5285725v1, whole genome shotgun sequence:
- the LOC144130379 gene encoding troponin C-akin-1 protein-like, with protein MPGEGAKEAWHSVFVYGTLKSGESNNHFLKSAADGRATLIGAARTVKKWPLVLVSSYEIPCLLPYEGVGYEVSGEVYEVDDRMLELLDRLESHPDFYVRSLEDVELLSQPQPADPETESTPDPPDSASHSSSDLSSSQSRRKAWIYFVPKMEKQLLSLPYVASYTRRPNIVWPALSADKEESLRFLISEFRKIPMNDSCGSG; from the exons ATGCCAGGAGAGGGGGCGAAAGAGGCGTGGCACTCCGTGTTCGTCTACGGGACTCTCAAGAGCGGCGAAAGCAACAACCACTTCCTGAAGAGCGCAGCCGACGGACGGGCGACGCTGATTGGTGCGGCAAGGACGGTCAAGAAATGGCCTCTGGTTCTCGTGTCATCGTACGAGATTCCCTGCCTGCTTCCCTACGAAGGCGTGGGTTAC GAGGTGTCTGGCGAAGTATATGAAGTGGACGACCGTATGTTGGAGCTGCTCGACCGCCTCGAGTCACATCCAGACTTTTACGTGAGATCGCTGGAAGACGTCGAGTTGCTATCCCAGCCGCAGCCAGCGGACCCGGAAACGGAATCAACGCCGGATCCTCCTGACTCGGCTTCGCATTCGTCCAGTGACCTTTCGAGCTCCCAATCTCGACGAAAGGCCTGGATCTACTTCGTGCCCAAAATGGAGAAGCAGCTGCTGTCACTGCCGTATGTGGCCAGTTACACGCGTAGGCCCAACATCGTGTGGCCCGCACTAAGCGCGGACAAGGAGGAGTCGTTGCGCTTCTTGATCTCCGAGTTTCGGAAGATCCCTATGAATGACAGCTGTGGCAGCGGCTGA